The proteins below are encoded in one region of Sebastes fasciatus isolate fSebFas1 chromosome 16, fSebFas1.pri, whole genome shotgun sequence:
- the LOC141753455 gene encoding ras-related protein Rab-6A isoform X1, whose product MSAAGDFGNPLRKFKLVFLGEQSVGKTSLITRFMYDSFDNTYQATIGIDFLSKTMYLEDRTIRLQLWDTAGQERFRSLIPSYIRDSAAAVVVYDITNVNSFQQTTKWIDDVRTERGSDVIIMLVGNKTDLADKRQVSIEEGERKAKELNVMFIETSAKAGYNVKQLFRRVAAALPGMDTTQDKSREDMIDIKLEKPPELPVSDGGCSC is encoded by the exons ATGTCTGCGGCCGGAGACTTCGGAAACCCTTTAAGGAAATTTAAATTGGTCTTTCTCGGGGAACAGAGTG tggGAAAGACATCGTTGATCACCAGGTTCATGTATGACAGCTTCGACAACACTTACCAA GCCACAATAGGAATAGACTTCCTGTCGAAAACCATGTACCTTGAAGACCGAAca ATCAGGTTGCAGTTGTGGGACACGGCGGGGCAAGAGCGGTTTCGTAGCCTCATCCCGAGTTACATCAgagactctgctgctgctgtcgtaGTGTACGACATCACAA ACGTCAACTCCTTCCAGCAAACCACAAAATGGATTGACGATGTGAGAACGGAgagaggaagtgatgtcatTATCATGTTGGTGGGAAACAAGACAGACCTCGCAGACAAAAG GCAAGTATCTATTGAAGAGGGTGAGCGGAAAGCCAAAGAACTAAATGTAATGTTTATTGAGACTAGTGCGAAAGCGGGCTACAACGTAAAGCag CTTTTCCGTCGCGTGGCAGCCGCCCTCCCAGGCATGGACACCACACAGGACAAGAGTAGAGAGGACA
- the LOC141753455 gene encoding ras-related protein Rab-6A isoform X2, protein MSAAGDFGNPLRKFKLVFLGEQSVGKTSLITRFMYDSFDNTYQATIGIDFLSKTMYLEDRTIRLQLWDTAGQERFRSLIPSYIRDSAAAVVVYDITNVNSFQQTTKWIDDVRTERGSDVIIMLVGNKTDLADKRQITTEEGEQRAKEMNVLFIETSAKTGYNVKQLFRRVAAALPGMDTTQDKSREDMIDIKLEKPPELPVSDGGCSC, encoded by the exons ATGTCTGCGGCCGGAGACTTCGGAAACCCTTTAAGGAAATTTAAATTGGTCTTTCTCGGGGAACAGAGTG tggGAAAGACATCGTTGATCACCAGGTTCATGTATGACAGCTTCGACAACACTTACCAA GCCACAATAGGAATAGACTTCCTGTCGAAAACCATGTACCTTGAAGACCGAAca ATCAGGTTGCAGTTGTGGGACACGGCGGGGCAAGAGCGGTTTCGTAGCCTCATCCCGAGTTACATCAgagactctgctgctgctgtcgtaGTGTACGACATCACAA ACGTCAACTCCTTCCAGCAAACCACAAAATGGATTGACGATGTGAGAACGGAgagaggaagtgatgtcatTATCATGTTGGTGGGAAACAAGACAGACCTCGCAGACAAAAG ACAGATAACCACAGAGGAGGGAGAACAGAGAGCGAAAGAGATGAATGTTCTGTTTATTGAAACAAGTGCAAAGACAGGCTACAATGTCAAACAG CTTTTCCGTCGCGTGGCAGCCGCCCTCCCAGGCATGGACACCACACAGGACAAGAGTAGAGAGGACA